In one window of Bizionia sp. M204 DNA:
- a CDS encoding fibronectin type III domain-containing protein — translation MKNNLLLLFAFLLIVSCSDDDDPVTVQQCAKPTGVIANTITFESAEIIWTDANSATSFTVEYGLSGFMLGSGTTINRAETSVMLTNLAANTSYDVYITTICSIDNSSMYSDVFNFTTSAPLVIPELLPNLSDLNLFAGNLNDLTPSSRAFEYNLNTPLFTDYAHKQRLIALPPGTTMDFVDNGFPDFPDNTVISKTFYYNNDERDESLGKTIIETRILIKINGVWELGNYKWNANQTDAVLDDMAHTVPVSFIDDSGTTNTINYGVPSMQDCINCHNSSNIITPIGPKMRTMNFNNQLQDFINAGHLSNLSDPSSVTTLPNWEDTSYTIEERSRAYFDVNCAHCHSDGGYCEFQSELRLTYETPFAESMILERKGSIDNRMRNYNPGISMPLIGTSIVHSEGYDLIRQYLNSL, via the coding sequence ATGAAAAACAATTTACTACTCCTTTTTGCCTTCCTACTTATTGTTTCATGTTCCGATGATGATGACCCAGTAACGGTTCAACAATGTGCCAAACCAACAGGTGTTATTGCTAATACCATAACATTTGAAAGTGCTGAAATAATTTGGACCGACGCCAACAGCGCAACTTCTTTTACCGTTGAATACGGTTTATCTGGCTTTATGCTAGGTTCAGGCACCACTATTAATCGGGCTGAAACTTCCGTTATGCTAACGAATCTTGCCGCCAATACGAGTTATGATGTTTATATTACAACAATTTGCAGCATTGACAATTCCAGTATGTACTCGGATGTTTTCAACTTTACCACCTCTGCTCCTTTAGTGATTCCAGAACTCCTTCCAAATCTTTCGGATTTGAATTTATTTGCAGGAAACCTAAACGATTTAACACCAAGCTCTCGTGCTTTCGAATACAACTTAAATACGCCATTATTTACAGACTACGCGCACAAACAGCGTTTAATAGCCTTGCCTCCAGGAACAACTATGGATTTTGTGGATAACGGATTTCCAGATTTTCCAGATAATACGGTTATATCAAAAACTTTTTATTACAATAATGATGAGCGTGACGAATCATTAGGAAAAACAATTATTGAAACGCGAATTTTAATTAAAATTAATGGTGTTTGGGAATTAGGAAATTATAAGTGGAATGCCAACCAAACGGATGCCGTTTTAGATGATATGGCACATACCGTTCCTGTATCCTTTATTGACGATAGCGGAACCACTAACACTATAAATTATGGTGTTCCGTCCATGCAAGACTGTATTAACTGCCATAATAGTAGTAATATAATTACGCCTATTGGACCAAAAATGAGAACTATGAATTTTAATAATCAGCTTCAAGACTTTATTAATGCTGGACATTTATCAAACCTTTCAGACCCTTCAAGCGTTACGACATTGCCAAATTGGGAAGACACTAGCTATACAATTGAAGAGCGTTCTCGCGCCTATTTTGATGTTAATTGTGCACATTGTCATTCCGATGGTGGCTATTGCGAATTCCAGTCTGAATTACGTTTAACATACGAAACTCCTTTTGCTGAATCCATGATTCTTGAACGCAAAGGCAGTATTGATAATCGTATGCGTAATTATAATCCTGGTATTAGTATGCCATTAATTGGCACTAGTATTGTTCATAGTGAAGGTTATGATTTAATTCGCCAATATTTAAACTCCTTATAG